In one window of Gemmatimonadaceae bacterium DNA:
- a CDS encoding M14 family zinc carboxypeptidase, producing MKAIRIATLLLLCAPVGVAESQIPVLRDSIGRDDRNFSFYSRGPYRAAVPRPESLLGYNVGELNTQFAQQERVLLAIADAARDRVAIETIGLTNERRTMRLFIVSSPENISRLESIRADLDRLADPRGLSQADAAALIERTPAVVWINESVHGNEAPGFENAMQTLYQLAASDEPATLSALRNTLVILNPSTNPDGHERFSVWYNSIHVGAPESFALEHSEPWSIQGRFNHYRFDMNRDLMTTTQIEVQNLVRAMNRWHPMVAIDQHGQTTNYFFPPTAEPLNPNLGADFKKWMEIYGRGNAAAFDRYGWMYYSRDVFDFYGPFYWDSWPSLTGAIGMTYETDCGGWKGILWRRDDGSLCSFRDGIAKHFVTSMATIETTGARRAERVADWHAFRRSAVNAGRTGSMKRVVLLPGSDPARAAELAATLLRSGIEVRLASQPFSSARAHAYRDDSRGARRFESGSYVIDLAQPQGRAAKAVLEPAPALDSGFARAQIEKLGRNLRRGENVPGESYEFYDVTAWSLPVAFGVEAYWTEDAQPVSGELLTLPAEPTPPSTPHTPDNPPVQRLPVSIPGGISGQQRATAAYVFSPERSGAVRLAYQLLADGYRVGVSSPPIDAGGRRWPRGTYVVRVARNDSSLHSRIARLAAEYNVEVMGVGTAFAESGQFGIGSEPVQDLPAPRVALVGDEGISQTAYGAVWWTLEHRYGVRFTPVAARWLSGGDLSQFNVIIIPSGSSGALGRLVGSGGVERLKAWLRNGGTLVTMGGSTAWAASSSVDLTSARAVGADADSTKRDTTGIPGAAADTTDEDDEEEGREDEDLLAVTSPLASNARPVGLPGSHFDVVLDRTHWLTQGYEQPRLTVMMQGSTFLKLSRRGANVAVFPAQGRLHRAGFTWPANTERLLRNTAYVIEEPIGGGHLVAFAGEPWFRGWWRSLDKLVMNAIVLGPGY from the coding sequence ATGAAAGCGATCCGCATCGCCACGCTCCTCCTGCTCTGCGCTCCCGTCGGCGTCGCCGAGTCGCAGATCCCTGTGCTTCGCGACAGCATCGGCCGCGACGACCGGAACTTCTCCTTCTACAGCCGCGGCCCGTACCGGGCAGCCGTGCCGAGGCCGGAGAGCCTGCTCGGCTACAACGTCGGCGAGCTGAACACGCAGTTCGCGCAGCAGGAGCGCGTGCTGCTCGCGATAGCCGACGCGGCGCGGGATCGCGTCGCCATCGAGACGATCGGCCTGACCAACGAGCGCCGCACGATGCGGCTGTTCATCGTCTCGTCGCCGGAGAACATCTCCCGGCTCGAGTCCATCCGGGCGGATCTCGACCGGCTGGCCGATCCGCGCGGACTGTCGCAGGCGGACGCGGCGGCGCTCATCGAGCGCACCCCCGCGGTGGTGTGGATCAACGAGAGCGTGCACGGCAACGAGGCGCCGGGCTTCGAGAACGCGATGCAGACGCTGTATCAGCTGGCGGCAAGCGACGAGCCCGCTACGCTCAGCGCGCTGCGCAACACGCTCGTCATCCTGAATCCGAGCACCAATCCGGACGGCCACGAGCGATTCTCCGTGTGGTACAACTCGATTCACGTGGGCGCGCCCGAGTCGTTCGCGCTCGAGCACTCCGAGCCCTGGAGCATTCAGGGGCGGTTCAATCATTACCGCTTCGACATGAACCGCGACCTGATGACGACGACGCAGATCGAGGTGCAGAACCTCGTGCGCGCCATGAACCGCTGGCACCCGATGGTCGCGATCGACCAGCACGGCCAGACGACGAATTATTTCTTCCCGCCGACGGCCGAGCCGCTGAACCCGAACCTCGGCGCCGATTTCAAGAAGTGGATGGAGATCTACGGGCGCGGCAACGCGGCCGCGTTCGACCGGTACGGCTGGATGTACTACTCGCGCGACGTGTTCGACTTTTACGGTCCGTTCTACTGGGACAGCTGGCCGTCGCTCACCGGCGCCATCGGCATGACGTACGAGACCGACTGCGGCGGCTGGAAGGGGATCCTCTGGCGGCGCGACGACGGCTCGCTGTGCTCGTTCCGCGACGGGATCGCCAAGCACTTCGTCACGTCGATGGCGACGATCGAGACGACGGGTGCGCGCCGCGCCGAGCGCGTCGCCGACTGGCATGCGTTCCGCCGGAGCGCGGTCAATGCGGGGCGCACGGGCAGCATGAAGCGCGTGGTGCTGCTCCCGGGCAGCGACCCCGCCCGCGCCGCGGAGCTGGCGGCGACGCTGCTGCGGTCGGGTATCGAGGTGCGGCTCGCGAGCCAGCCGTTCTCGTCGGCGCGCGCGCACGCGTACCGCGACGACTCGCGCGGGGCGCGGCGGTTCGAGTCCGGCTCTTACGTGATCGACCTGGCGCAGCCGCAGGGACGCGCGGCGAAAGCTGTGCTCGAGCCGGCGCCGGCTCTCGACAGCGGCTTTGCTCGGGCACAGATCGAGAAGCTGGGCCGCAACCTGCGCCGCGGGGAGAACGTCCCCGGCGAGAGCTACGAGTTCTACGACGTGACCGCGTGGTCGCTGCCGGTGGCGTTCGGAGTGGAGGCGTACTGGACGGAGGACGCGCAGCCGGTGAGCGGCGAGCTGCTGACGCTGCCCGCCGAGCCCACTCCGCCGTCGACGCCGCACACACCGGACAATCCGCCGGTGCAGCGTCTTCCGGTTTCGATTCCCGGCGGGATCAGCGGCCAGCAGCGGGCGACGGCGGCGTACGTCTTCTCGCCGGAGCGCAGCGGCGCGGTACGCCTCGCGTATCAGCTCCTGGCGGACGGATATCGCGTCGGCGTGTCCAGTCCGCCGATCGATGCCGGCGGGCGGCGGTGGCCGCGCGGCACGTACGTGGTCCGGGTCGCGCGGAACGACAGCTCGCTGCACTCGCGCATCGCCCGCCTGGCGGCCGAGTACAACGTCGAGGTCATGGGCGTCGGGACCGCGTTCGCGGAGAGCGGACAGTTCGGCATAGGGTCCGAGCCCGTGCAGGATCTTCCTGCGCCGCGTGTCGCGCTCGTGGGCGACGAGGGAATCTCCCAGACGGCGTACGGCGCCGTGTGGTGGACGCTGGAGCACCGGTACGGCGTCAGGTTCACTCCGGTGGCGGCGCGCTGGCTGAGCGGGGGAGACCTGTCGCAATTCAACGTCATCATCATTCCGAGCGGCTCGTCCGGCGCGCTCGGCCGGCTCGTCGGCAGCGGCGGCGTGGAGCGGTTGAAGGCGTGGCTGCGCAATGGGGGAACGCTCGTGACCATGGGTGGAAGCACGGCGTGGGCGGCGAGCTCCAGCGTGGACCTGACCAGCGCGCGCGCGGTTGGTGCCGACGCGGACAGCACGAAGCGGGATACGACCGGCATTCCCGGAGCGGCGGCCGACACGACCGACGAGGATGACGAGGAGGAAGGCCGCGAAGACGAGGACCTACTGGCGGTGACCAGTCCGCTGGCGTCCAACGCGAGGCCGGTGGGATTGCCGGGGAGCCACTTCGACGTCGTGCTGGACAGAACGCACTGGCTCACCCAGGGCTACGAGCAGCCGCGCCTGACCGTGATGATGCAGGGCTCGACGTTTCTCAAGCTGTCGCGCCGCGGCGCGAACGTCGCGGTGTTTCCCGCGCAGGGCCGGCTGCACCGCGCGGGGTTCACCTGGCCCGCGAATACAGAGCGTCTCCTGCGCAACACGGCATACGTGATCGAGGAGCCTATCGGCGGGGGCCATCTCGTGGCGTTTGCGGGGGAGCCGTGGTTCCGCGGCTGGTGGCGCTCGCTGGACAAGCTGGTGATGAATGCGATTGTGCTAGGCCCGGGATACTGA
- a CDS encoding prolyl oligopeptidase family serine peptidase, whose amino-acid sequence MLRSLIRTSPALLCLTLAVTAAAQEGYRQPPAPIGQILDAERTPIVSVSPDRATLLLQERDEMPSIAELAAPEARLAGLRINPRTNAASRATRYKGLRLLRIGARGAEPERRIALPPGASVGNVSWAPDGGRLAFTIAGDSGLALWLADVGSATARRLSSAKLNAALGAPCAWIDSSRLVCRFVPENRGAAPAEFSVPRGPVIQQSMGRAAANRTYQDLLQNAADEARFAYLATSQIAIVSADGSMNPIGAPGIYTTVDPSPDGKYLVVNAIQRPYSYIVTVGSFPSTISLWALSGAVVKTLAQRPLRDDVGTSFDAVPRGMRVGGWRADAPATLWWVEALDEGDPSKPAEKRDRMYMLSSPFRGEPSVLMDVELRSRGVQWMREDLALVSESWSKTRRTRTWAINPGNPAAPPRLLFDRSSEDRYANPGSFVTAVGPFGERVVLTSADGRFAYLQGSGASPEGDRPFLDRIELSTGRTERLWRSEAPYYEQIVAVLDDAAARVVTQRESLKDPPNYFLRDIRANRLTQLTRFADPAPQFAAVEPRLITYKRDDGVQLSAKLYLPPGYTPAQGPLPFLFWAYPQEFRSATAAAQVVGSPYRFSRPAGTSHLFLLTQGYGILDGPTMPIIGEGDREPNDTYVEQLVSSAKAAVDEVVRLGVADRNRIAVGGHSYGAFMTANLLAHSDLFRAGIARSGAYNRTLTPFGFQAEERTFWQARDTYGAMSPFYHAEKINEPILLIHGEADNNSGTFPIQSERMYAALMGNKGTVRYVVLPAESHGYAARESVGHTLWEMVNWLDTYVKNAPRAAAAGTGND is encoded by the coding sequence ATGCTTCGCTCGTTGATCCGCACTAGCCCGGCGCTGCTCTGCCTCACTCTTGCGGTGACCGCGGCCGCGCAGGAAGGCTACCGCCAGCCTCCGGCCCCGATCGGGCAGATTCTCGATGCGGAGCGAACGCCGATCGTCAGCGTGAGCCCCGATCGGGCGACGCTCCTGCTGCAGGAGCGCGACGAGATGCCTTCGATCGCGGAGCTCGCCGCGCCGGAGGCTCGACTCGCCGGACTGAGGATCAACCCGAGAACCAACGCCGCGTCGCGCGCGACCAGGTACAAGGGGCTTCGGCTCCTGCGGATCGGCGCGCGCGGCGCGGAGCCGGAGCGGCGGATCGCCCTCCCGCCGGGCGCGAGCGTCGGCAACGTCAGCTGGGCGCCGGACGGCGGACGCCTCGCGTTCACCATTGCAGGGGACAGCGGCCTCGCGCTCTGGCTCGCCGACGTCGGATCGGCGACGGCGCGCCGGCTCAGCTCCGCGAAGCTGAACGCGGCCCTGGGCGCGCCTTGCGCCTGGATCGATTCATCCAGGCTCGTGTGTCGCTTCGTGCCGGAGAACAGAGGCGCCGCTCCGGCGGAATTCTCCGTCCCCAGGGGACCCGTCATCCAGCAGTCGATGGGCCGCGCCGCGGCCAACCGCACCTACCAGGATCTGCTGCAGAACGCGGCCGACGAGGCGCGCTTCGCGTACCTGGCGACCAGCCAGATCGCGATCGTATCGGCCGACGGGAGCATGAACCCGATCGGCGCGCCCGGGATCTACACGACGGTTGATCCTTCGCCTGACGGAAAATACCTGGTGGTGAACGCGATCCAGCGGCCGTACTCGTACATCGTGACTGTCGGGAGTTTTCCATCCACGATCTCGCTGTGGGCCCTGTCGGGCGCGGTCGTGAAGACCCTCGCGCAGCGACCGCTCCGCGACGACGTCGGCACGTCGTTCGACGCGGTGCCGCGGGGAATGCGCGTCGGCGGCTGGCGCGCGGATGCGCCCGCGACGCTCTGGTGGGTCGAAGCGCTGGATGAGGGCGATCCGTCGAAGCCCGCCGAGAAGCGCGACAGGATGTATATGCTCTCGAGCCCCTTTAGGGGGGAGCCCTCGGTCCTCATGGATGTCGAGCTCCGATCGAGAGGCGTGCAGTGGATGCGGGAGGACCTCGCCCTCGTGAGCGAGAGCTGGTCGAAGACACGCCGCACGCGCACCTGGGCGATTAATCCGGGCAATCCCGCGGCGCCCCCGCGGCTGCTCTTCGATCGCTCATCGGAAGACCGCTACGCCAATCCCGGTTCGTTCGTGACCGCCGTCGGTCCGTTCGGCGAGCGAGTGGTGCTCACCAGCGCCGACGGCCGATTCGCGTATCTGCAGGGGTCCGGTGCGTCCCCCGAGGGCGACCGGCCGTTTCTCGACCGGATCGAGCTGAGCACGGGCAGGACGGAGCGGCTGTGGCGATCGGAAGCGCCGTACTACGAGCAGATCGTCGCCGTGCTCGACGACGCGGCAGCGCGCGTCGTAACGCAGCGCGAGAGTCTGAAGGATCCGCCCAACTACTTCCTGCGGGACATCCGCGCAAATCGCCTTACGCAGCTAACGCGCTTCGCCGACCCCGCGCCACAGTTCGCCGCGGTCGAGCCGCGGCTCATCACCTACAAGCGCGACGACGGCGTGCAGCTCTCGGCCAAACTATACCTCCCGCCGGGGTACACGCCGGCCCAGGGTCCGCTGCCGTTTCTGTTCTGGGCGTATCCCCAGGAATTCCGCAGCGCGACGGCCGCCGCACAGGTGGTCGGATCGCCGTACCGTTTCAGCCGCCCGGCGGGCACGTCGCACCTTTTTCTCCTGACGCAGGGATACGGAATTCTCGACGGGCCAACGATGCCGATCATCGGCGAAGGCGACCGGGAGCCGAACGACACGTACGTCGAGCAGCTGGTGTCCAGCGCGAAAGCCGCGGTGGATGAGGTGGTACGGCTGGGCGTCGCCGACCGGAACCGCATCGCCGTGGGCGGGCACTCGTACGGCGCGTTCATGACGGCGAATCTGCTGGCGCACTCGGATCTGTTTCGCGCGGGCATCGCCCGCAGCGGCGCGTACAACCGCACGCTGACGCCGTTCGGCTTCCAGGCCGAGGAGCGCACCTTCTGGCAGGCGCGCGACACGTACGGCGCGATGTCGCCGTTCTACCACGCCGAAAAGATCAACGAGCCGATTCTCCTGATCCACGGCGAGGCGGACAACAACTCCGGCACCTTTCCGATCCAGAGCGAGCGCATGTATGCCGCGCTCATGGGGAACAAAGGCACGGTACGTTACGTCGTGTTGCCGGCGGAATCCCACGGCTACGCCGCGCGCGAGAGCGTCGGCCATACCCTCTGGGAGATGGTCAACTGGCTGGACACGTACGTGAAGAACGCGCCCCGGGCTGCTGCGGCCGGGACCGGCAACGATTAG